One genomic segment of Pseudonocardia sp. T1-2H includes these proteins:
- a CDS encoding STAS domain-containing protein, whose product MNEIRDVPDVVDCRGLWVVVWRSAGWTGLDLTGDIDLASAPALVATLDGLLADGARHLALDLTYVDFFGVQALRVLDDLERRCRRLHGGLVLVEVSPHVRRVLVLLNAERLLDAVLPERVGDLRP is encoded by the coding sequence ATGAACGAGATCCGTGACGTCCCGGACGTCGTCGACTGCCGTGGCCTGTGGGTCGTGGTGTGGCGGTCCGCGGGCTGGACCGGCCTGGACCTGACCGGTGACATCGACCTCGCCAGTGCGCCGGCTCTGGTCGCGACCCTGGACGGGCTGCTGGCCGACGGTGCCCGCCACCTCGCGCTCGACCTGACCTACGTGGACTTCTTCGGGGTGCAGGCCCTCCGCGTGCTCGACGACCTCGAACGACGGTGCCGGCGCCTGCACGGAGGGCTCGTCCTGGTCGAGGTCAGCCCCCACGTCCGCCGGGTCCTCGTCCTGCTGAACGCCGAGCGTCTGCTCGACGCCGTGCTGCCGGAACGCGTGGGCGATCTCCGGCCGTAG
- a CDS encoding acyl carrier protein, with translation MATGETGFSDVIYDLVSVQYHSLKAGHDYGQYVRDARNGGYEDVASFFEQVMKEDSDRAARCHEFLRKLEPKEDTGGKA, from the coding sequence GTGGCCACAGGTGAGACGGGCTTCAGCGACGTGATCTACGACCTCGTGTCCGTCCAGTACCACTCCCTCAAGGCCGGCCACGACTACGGCCAGTACGTCCGGGACGCCCGCAACGGCGGGTACGAGGACGTCGCCTCCTTCTTCGAGCAGGTCATGAAGGAGGACTCCGACCGGGCCGCACGGTGCCACGAGTTCCTGCGCAAGCTGGAGCCGAAGGAGGACACCGGAGGCAAGGCCTGA
- a CDS encoding NAD(P)H-hydrate dehydratase — protein sequence MSAPTRPDDPASAVTVLTPTVLRRWALPEPAGGAKASRGTALVVGGSRGTPGAVLLAGVAALRAGAGVLQIGAPASTATALGVSVPEALAMPLPETAAGCVSSASVDDLEAVLPAADAVLVGPGLFDGETPIQDLVEALLERVGAEAAVVLDGYALRGLRRETVAPLAGRLVLTPNSDEAAVLLADVPDAPDLEEDPAGAAAALAGHLDAVVTLGGRVAAADGGLWIDESGHAGLGTSGSGDVLAGLVVGLLARGASPAQAACWATHVHATAGERLGARISHVGFLAREAPRRGAPRPRRADAVSAGATVRVQGSRPRESRHVRGTDDRGSTMSTRVTTQAAVTTALADVDFPADKDALLATAEHNGADEATIRALRGVPPVEYRSLGEVLSSVEINAPDPSERPAPPVNPIEQELGENRGS from the coding sequence GTGTCCGCTCCGACGAGGCCTGACGACCCCGCATCCGCCGTCACGGTCCTGACGCCCACGGTGCTGCGGCGGTGGGCCCTGCCCGAACCGGCCGGCGGGGCGAAGGCGAGCCGGGGCACCGCCCTCGTCGTCGGCGGCAGCCGGGGCACCCCGGGGGCCGTGCTGCTCGCCGGCGTGGCCGCGCTGCGGGCCGGGGCCGGGGTACTGCAGATCGGTGCGCCCGCCTCCACCGCCACCGCGCTCGGCGTGAGCGTCCCGGAGGCCCTCGCGATGCCCCTGCCCGAGACGGCGGCGGGCTGCGTCTCGTCCGCGTCGGTCGACGACCTGGAGGCGGTCCTCCCGGCGGCGGACGCGGTGCTGGTCGGCCCCGGCCTGTTCGACGGCGAGACGCCGATCCAGGACCTGGTCGAGGCGCTGCTGGAGCGGGTCGGTGCCGAGGCCGCCGTCGTCCTCGACGGGTACGCCCTGCGCGGGCTCCGCCGGGAGACCGTCGCGCCGCTGGCCGGGCGGCTCGTCCTCACCCCGAACTCGGACGAGGCCGCCGTCCTGCTCGCCGACGTCCCGGACGCACCGGACCTGGAGGAGGACCCGGCCGGGGCGGCGGCCGCGCTCGCCGGGCACCTCGACGCCGTCGTGACCCTGGGCGGGCGGGTCGCGGCCGCCGACGGCGGCCTCTGGATCGACGAAAGCGGGCACGCCGGGCTCGGGACGTCGGGTAGCGGCGACGTCCTCGCCGGGCTGGTCGTCGGCCTGCTGGCGCGAGGCGCCTCGCCCGCCCAGGCCGCGTGCTGGGCCACCCACGTGCACGCCACCGCCGGTGAGCGGCTGGGGGCCCGCATCTCGCACGTGGGGTTCCTCGCCCGGGAAGCTCCTCGACGAGGCGCCCCTCGTCCTCGCCGAGCTGATGCGGTGAGCGCCGGGGCGACCGTGCGCGTGCAGGGCTCCCGCCCGCGGGAATCCCGGCACGTCCGCGGAACCGACGACAGGGGGAGCACCATGTCCACACGAGTCACGACCCAGGCGGCGGTCACCACCGCCCTCGCGGACGTCGACTTCCCGGCGGACAAGGACGCGCTGCTCGCGACGGCCGAGCACAACGGCGCCGACGAGGCCACCATCCGCGCCTTGCGCGGCGTCCCGCCCGTCGAGTACCGGTCCCTCGGGGAGGTGCTCTCGTCCGTCGAGATCAATGCCCCCGACCCGTCGGAGCGGCCGGCGCCGCCGGTCAACCCGATCGAGCAGGAGCTCGGCGAGAACCGGGGCAGCTGA
- a CDS encoding histidine phosphatase family protein, whose product MSFHGPDVLWLVRHGQSRGNVANDEAAASGAELLDLERDADVALSELGEEQARAVGKWLAGLPPEERPTLALTSPYRRAHDTARLALDQLPDVPLRIDERLRDRELGILDLHTWKGIKARFPEEAARRRHLGKFYHRPPGGESWADVALRLRTLLTDPMLDLDGQRVLCFTHEAPIHLIRYILEQLTEPELIDALRAAPVANCSLTRFERPTPAEPLRAVDVGRTEPLPQHHVPTTRESRVRSDEA is encoded by the coding sequence GTGTCCTTCCACGGTCCCGACGTCCTCTGGCTCGTCCGGCACGGGCAGAGCCGCGGCAACGTCGCCAACGACGAGGCCGCCGCCTCCGGTGCCGAGCTGCTCGACCTCGAGCGCGACGCCGACGTCGCGCTGTCCGAGCTCGGCGAGGAACAGGCGCGGGCGGTCGGGAAGTGGCTGGCCGGGCTGCCTCCGGAGGAGCGCCCGACGCTGGCCCTGACCTCGCCCTACCGCCGCGCCCACGACACGGCACGGCTCGCCCTGGACCAGCTGCCCGACGTCCCGCTGCGGATCGACGAGCGGCTGCGGGACCGCGAGCTCGGCATCCTGGACCTGCACACCTGGAAAGGGATCAAGGCCCGGTTCCCCGAGGAGGCCGCGCGGCGCAGGCACCTCGGCAAGTTCTACCACCGGCCTCCCGGCGGGGAGTCCTGGGCGGACGTCGCGCTGCGGCTGCGCACCCTGCTCACCGACCCGATGCTCGACCTCGACGGGCAGCGGGTGCTGTGCTTCACCCACGAGGCGCCGATCCACCTCATCCGCTACATCCTCGAGCAGCTGACCGAGCCCGAGCTGATCGACGCCCTGCGCGCCGCGCCGGTGGCCAACTGCTCGCTGACCCGGTTCGAACGCCCCACCCCGGCCGAACCGCTGCGCGCGGTCGACGTGGGGCGCACCGAGCCACTGCCCCAGCACCACGTCCCGACGACGAGGGAGTCCCGTGTCCGCTCCGACGAGGCCTGA
- a CDS encoding L-dopachrome tautomerase-related protein: protein MPYPDQGFNDNEGDADPYALVSVQSVVVDPGDRLWLLDTGSPMFRPVEYGGPKLVEVDLATDEVAQTILFPDEVVLPTTYLNDVRFDLRRGEAGTAFITDSSDQGANGIIVVDLAAGHSRRRLHDHPSTKAETPPDLRMIVEGQDFLERGADGSSSSVTIGADGIAIAADGRRLYYCCLASRRWWSVDVEALCDRDLDDGPVEATVRDEGDKGAAGDGMETDSHGSIYVTDGEHDAVHRRLPDGSWQTVAHDPRLLWPDTLSVAEGYLYVTANQLHRQARYRGGKDERRYPYVLFRTPIDAGPVRLVQ from the coding sequence GTGCCCTACCCGGACCAGGGGTTCAACGACAACGAAGGCGACGCCGACCCGTACGCCCTCGTGTCGGTGCAGAGCGTCGTCGTCGACCCGGGGGACCGGCTGTGGCTGCTCGACACCGGCAGCCCGATGTTCCGGCCGGTCGAGTACGGCGGGCCGAAACTGGTCGAGGTCGACCTGGCCACCGACGAGGTCGCGCAGACGATCCTGTTCCCCGACGAGGTCGTCCTGCCCACCACCTACCTCAACGACGTGCGGTTCGACCTGCGCCGCGGCGAGGCCGGGACCGCGTTCATCACCGACTCCTCCGACCAGGGCGCCAACGGGATCATCGTCGTGGACCTGGCCGCCGGGCACAGTCGGCGGCGGCTGCACGACCACCCCTCCACGAAGGCGGAGACACCGCCGGACCTGCGGATGATCGTCGAGGGGCAGGACTTCCTCGAACGCGGCGCGGACGGCTCGAGCTCGTCGGTCACGATAGGCGCCGACGGGATCGCGATCGCCGCGGACGGCCGCCGCCTGTACTACTGCTGCCTGGCGAGCCGGCGCTGGTGGAGCGTCGACGTGGAGGCGCTGTGCGACCGCGACCTCGACGACGGCCCGGTCGAGGCCACGGTGCGCGACGAGGGCGACAAGGGCGCCGCCGGCGACGGCATGGAGACCGACTCCCACGGCAGCATCTACGTCACCGACGGCGAGCACGACGCCGTCCACCGCCGCCTGCCGGACGGGAGCTGGCAGACCGTCGCGCACGATCCGCGCCTGCTCTGGCCGGACACCCTCTCCGTCGCCGAGGGGTACCTCTACGTCACGGCGAACCAGCTCCACCGGCAGGCGCGGTACCGCGGCGGCAAGGACGAGCGCCGCTATCCGTACGTGCTGTTCAGGACCCCGATCGACGCCGGGCCGGTCCGGCTCGTCCAGTAG
- a CDS encoding UbiA family prenyltransferase: MRRFGTTTIALLRSCHPEPTAAVTLMVTALAVTTGHTAGRVVLIGSAVLTGQLSIGWLNDVLDAERDRTVGRADKPVVAGAVSARTVGFATAVAAAACVPLSLACGVWAGVLHLVAVAAGWAYDLGLKSTPVSVLPYIVCFGLLPAFVVVALPGSPAPPWWLPVAGALVGAGAHFANVLPDLEDDAATGVRGLPHRIGAAGSRIAAAVLLLAATVVLALAAPVPAVVAVAVPAVAAAVLAAGFRAGRRPGSRAPFRAVLVVAGVAVVLLVAVGPALVG; encoded by the coding sequence ATGCGGCGCTTCGGGACGACGACGATCGCGTTGCTGCGCTCGTGTCATCCGGAACCCACCGCGGCGGTCACGCTGATGGTCACCGCCCTCGCCGTGACCACCGGGCACACCGCGGGCCGCGTCGTCCTGATCGGGTCGGCCGTCCTGACCGGGCAGCTGTCGATCGGCTGGCTCAACGACGTCCTCGACGCCGAGCGGGACCGCACCGTCGGCCGCGCCGACAAGCCCGTCGTCGCCGGCGCCGTGTCCGCGCGCACCGTCGGTTTCGCGACGGCCGTCGCCGCGGCCGCGTGCGTCCCGTTGTCGCTGGCGTGCGGGGTGTGGGCCGGGGTGCTGCACCTCGTCGCCGTCGCCGCCGGCTGGGCCTACGACCTGGGGCTCAAGTCCACGCCGGTCTCCGTCCTGCCCTACATCGTGTGCTTCGGGCTGCTGCCGGCGTTCGTCGTGGTCGCGCTGCCGGGCTCCCCCGCGCCGCCGTGGTGGCTGCCGGTGGCCGGGGCGCTCGTCGGGGCCGGGGCGCACTTCGCGAACGTGCTGCCGGACCTGGAGGACGACGCGGCGACCGGTGTGCGCGGCCTGCCGCACCGGATCGGCGCGGCGGGGAGCCGGATCGCCGCGGCGGTCCTGCTGCTCGCGGCGACGGTCGTGCTGGCCCTGGCGGCGCCCGTCCCGGCCGTGGTCGCCGTGGCCGTGCCCGCCGTCGCGGCGGCGGTCCTCGCGGCGGGGTTCCGGGCCGGCCGCCGGCCGGGTTCCCGGGCGCCGTTCCGGGCCGTGCTGGTGGTCGCGGGCGTCGCCGTCGTGCTGCTCGTCGCGGTCGGGCCGGCCCTCGTGGGCTGA
- a CDS encoding methyltransferase domain-containing protein: MADVRERARNDPGQYDDLVDEWWDPRGGFAMLHWLAAARADLVPPAGPGRGLLVDLGCGAGLLAPWLAGKGYRHVGVDLTATALDQARRHGVAAVRGDVARVPLADGCADVVVAGEILEHVPDLPAVLAEACRLLRPGGLLVLDTIAATALARVVAVTVAERLPGGPPPGIHDPRLFVDRAVLRRECARHGVVLELRGIRPSVVDLARWAAGRADLVRMVPVPTTAVLFQGVGRRAGARG; the protein is encoded by the coding sequence GTGGCCGACGTCCGTGAGCGCGCCCGCAACGATCCCGGCCAGTACGACGACCTCGTCGACGAGTGGTGGGACCCGCGCGGCGGTTTCGCGATGCTGCACTGGCTCGCGGCCGCCCGCGCCGACCTGGTGCCTCCCGCGGGGCCGGGCCGCGGGCTCCTCGTCGACCTCGGGTGCGGCGCCGGGCTGCTCGCCCCGTGGCTCGCCGGGAAGGGCTACCGGCACGTCGGCGTCGACCTCACCGCGACGGCGCTCGACCAGGCCCGCCGGCACGGCGTCGCGGCGGTGCGGGGGGACGTGGCCCGGGTCCCGCTGGCCGACGGGTGCGCGGACGTCGTCGTTGCGGGGGAGATCCTGGAACACGTGCCGGACCTGCCCGCGGTCCTCGCCGAGGCGTGCCGGCTGCTCCGCCCCGGTGGCCTCCTCGTGCTCGACACGATCGCCGCCACCGCGCTCGCCCGGGTCGTCGCCGTCACCGTCGCGGAGCGGCTGCCCGGTGGGCCGCCGCCGGGCATCCACGATCCCCGGCTCTTCGTCGACCGGGCGGTGCTGCGGCGCGAGTGCGCCCGGCACGGCGTCGTCCTGGAGCTCCGCGGCATCCGGCCGTCGGTCGTCGATCTCGCCCGGTGGGCGGCCGGGCGCGCCGACCTCGTCCGGATGGTCCCGGTGCCGACCACCGCGGTGCTGTTCCAGGGCGTCGGCCGGCGGGCGGGGGCCCGGGGTTGA
- a CDS encoding type III polyketide synthase, producing MRATVTGFGTALPGPALEQTAVWDGCFAGHLAGHRTARRIFHGAGVRRRHAAVNPLVEDVSGWSTGRRMRRYAVEALPLGKEAVGAALADAGLRPEEIGQFAVVSCTGYGTPGLDIRIAADLGMAPDLQRLVVGHMGCYAAIPGLGAVADYVVARGRPAVALCCELTSLHVQPPSDDLGQVVSHALFGDAAVAVVVEPGAGVGLEVVDVAAVTDPTTADHMTWDVTDLGFRMGLSPEVPRVLARHVRGLVTGLLGRHGMTLGDVDGWAVHPGGPKILDTVAEGLNLPVGALDASRAVLAERGNCSSATVLLVLDALRATGRPRPGRAVVAMAFGPGLTLYAALLRAA from the coding sequence ATGAGGGCGACCGTGACCGGGTTCGGCACGGCCCTGCCCGGACCCGCGCTGGAGCAGACCGCCGTCTGGGACGGGTGCTTCGCGGGGCACCTCGCCGGCCACCGCACGGCCCGGCGGATCTTCCACGGCGCGGGCGTGCGCCGCCGGCACGCGGCGGTGAACCCGCTGGTCGAGGACGTGTCCGGCTGGTCGACGGGGCGCCGGATGCGGCGCTATGCCGTCGAGGCGCTGCCGCTGGGCAAGGAGGCGGTCGGCGCCGCGCTGGCCGACGCCGGGCTGCGGCCGGAGGAGATCGGGCAGTTCGCCGTCGTCTCGTGCACCGGTTACGGGACGCCCGGGCTGGACATCCGGATCGCCGCGGACCTGGGGATGGCCCCGGACCTGCAACGGCTGGTGGTCGGGCACATGGGCTGCTATGCCGCGATCCCCGGGCTCGGCGCGGTCGCCGACTACGTGGTCGCCCGCGGACGGCCCGCCGTGGCCCTGTGCTGCGAGCTGACGTCCCTGCACGTCCAGCCGCCGTCCGACGATCTCGGCCAGGTCGTCTCGCACGCGCTGTTCGGCGACGCCGCGGTGGCGGTCGTCGTCGAGCCGGGGGCCGGGGTAGGACTCGAGGTGGTCGACGTGGCCGCGGTGACCGATCCGACCACGGCGGACCACATGACCTGGGACGTCACCGACCTCGGCTTCCGGATGGGCCTCTCGCCGGAGGTGCCCCGGGTGCTGGCCCGGCACGTCCGGGGCCTGGTGACCGGCCTGCTCGGCCGGCACGGCATGACGCTCGGTGACGTCGACGGCTGGGCCGTGCACCCCGGCGGGCCGAAGATCCTCGACACCGTCGCCGAAGGTCTGAACCTGCCCGTCGGGGCCCTCGACGCCTCGCGCGCGGTGTTGGCCGAGCGGGGCAACTGCTCGTCGGCGACCGTGCTGCTGGTGCTCGACGCGCTCCGCGCCACCGGCCGCCCGCGGCCCGGCCGGGCCGTCGTCGCGATGGCGTTCGGGCCCGGACTCACCCTCTACGCCGCCCTGCTGCGGGCGGCCTGA
- the idi gene encoding isopentenyl-diphosphate Delta-isomerase → MVGEQVVLLDDEGRAVGVADKATVHGARTPRHLAFSCYGFDEAGRLLVTRRSRRKRTFPLMWTNTCCGHPGPGEPPEEAVHRRLADELGMTPTDVRPALPDFSYRASFDGVEENELCPVFLCTLQGEPRPDPAEVEEWQWWSWPRFLEAVANPASGLSPWARLQAPLLAELGEHPSLG, encoded by the coding sequence ATGGTGGGCGAACAGGTCGTGCTGCTCGACGACGAGGGGCGCGCCGTGGGCGTCGCGGACAAGGCGACCGTGCACGGGGCCCGCACGCCGCGCCACCTCGCCTTCTCCTGCTACGGCTTCGACGAGGCGGGGCGGCTGCTCGTCACCCGGCGCTCCCGGCGGAAGCGGACGTTCCCGCTGATGTGGACCAACACGTGCTGCGGGCATCCCGGTCCCGGTGAGCCGCCCGAGGAGGCCGTCCACCGCCGCCTCGCCGACGAGCTGGGCATGACGCCGACGGACGTCCGGCCGGCCCTGCCGGACTTCAGCTACCGGGCCTCGTTCGACGGGGTCGAGGAGAACGAGCTGTGCCCGGTCTTCCTGTGCACCCTGCAGGGGGAGCCGCGCCCGGACCCGGCCGAGGTCGAGGAGTGGCAGTGGTGGAGCTGGCCGCGGTTCCTCGAGGCGGTGGCGAACCCGGCCAGCGGCCTGTCGCCCTGGGCGCGGTTGCAGGCCCCGCTGCTCGCCGAGCTCGGCGAGCACCCGTCACTCGGGTGA
- a CDS encoding FAD-dependent monooxygenase has product MFDQPELEELLLAEAARRPLVTIRCGTELVDVFPAGRVTVRDTADGSVDHLEFDAVLGCDGAGSTVRTTLGSHARDLGFTERWFVVDVRCARRITTWGGVDQICDPRRPATFLALPADRYRWEFRMDRDETADDLVTRIDSLTAPWRPDVASEDLEVLRAAEYVFRARIATRWREDRVLLLGDAAHLTPPFIGQGLGAGLRDAHNLAWKLAAVLHGEVPPALENRMLDSYQQERAPQVEAMIRGAVRVGRAMTGGQDVAAALRGPLTRSLLRLPGVRARASRGIVTRYPAGAQVDPRRDRRDLTGTVCPQPLVTLDGRSVRLDEALGCGHVLLTDGPVPVTLLARARLLRACVVQIGPGDGDGDGEVVLADGGPVRAWLRDGGCAAVLLRPDRVVLASAPRSSR; this is encoded by the coding sequence GTGTTCGACCAGCCCGAACTCGAGGAGCTGCTGCTCGCCGAGGCCGCCCGCCGGCCGCTGGTGACGATCCGGTGCGGCACCGAGCTCGTGGACGTCTTCCCCGCCGGCCGGGTGACCGTGCGCGACACGGCCGACGGCTCCGTCGACCACCTCGAGTTCGACGCCGTGCTGGGCTGCGACGGGGCGGGCAGCACCGTCCGCACCACGCTCGGGTCGCACGCGCGCGACCTCGGGTTCACCGAGCGCTGGTTCGTCGTCGACGTCCGCTGCGCCCGCCGCATCACCACGTGGGGCGGGGTCGACCAGATCTGCGACCCCCGGCGTCCCGCCACGTTCCTCGCCCTGCCCGCGGACCGGTACCGCTGGGAGTTCCGGATGGATCGGGACGAGACCGCCGACGACCTCGTCACCCGCATCGACAGCCTCACGGCCCCGTGGCGTCCCGATGTCGCGAGCGAGGACCTCGAGGTGCTCCGGGCCGCCGAGTACGTGTTCCGGGCCCGGATCGCGACCCGCTGGCGCGAGGACCGGGTCCTGCTGCTCGGTGACGCCGCCCACCTGACCCCGCCGTTCATCGGGCAGGGCCTCGGGGCGGGCCTGCGGGACGCCCACAACCTCGCCTGGAAGCTCGCGGCGGTCCTGCACGGCGAGGTCCCGCCGGCGCTGGAGAACCGGATGCTCGACAGCTACCAGCAGGAACGGGCACCCCAGGTGGAGGCCATGATCCGAGGGGCGGTCCGGGTCGGCCGGGCGATGACCGGCGGGCAGGACGTCGCGGCGGCGCTGCGGGGGCCGCTGACCCGGTCCCTGCTGCGGCTCCCCGGGGTCCGCGCCCGCGCGAGCCGCGGCATCGTCACCCGCTACCCCGCGGGCGCCCAGGTCGATCCCCGCCGGGACCGGCGCGACCTCACCGGGACGGTGTGCCCGCAGCCCCTCGTCACCCTCGACGGCAGGTCCGTCCGGCTCGACGAGGCCCTGGGCTGCGGCCACGTCCTGCTCACCGACGGCCCGGTCCCGGTCACGCTGCTCGCCCGCGCGCGGCTGCTGCGCGCCTGCGTCGTCCAGATCGGCCCCGGGGACGGGGACGGGGACGGGGAGGTGGTCCTGGCGGACGGCGGCCCGGTCCGGGCCTGGCTGCGCGACGGCGGGTGCGCCGCCGTGCTGCTGCGCCCGGACCGCGTCGTCCTGGCGTCCGCGCCCCGCTCGTCCCGGTGA
- a CDS encoding FAD-dependent monooxygenase, with protein sequence MNPSPSSPDAPDDRGTPRVLVVGAGPTGLVAALLLADLGVASTVVDRRSAPHRLPRAVHLDDECVRILQSAGVAEEFAAISRPATGLRLLDGRLRPFAVFPGTAPRDATGGRSPTCSTSPNSRSCCSPRPPAGRW encoded by the coding sequence ATGAACCCGTCCCCCAGCTCCCCGGATGCGCCGGACGACCGGGGCACTCCGCGAGTCCTGGTCGTCGGGGCCGGCCCGACGGGCCTCGTCGCCGCCCTCCTGCTCGCGGACCTCGGTGTCGCGAGCACCGTCGTCGACCGGCGCTCCGCGCCGCACCGGCTGCCCCGCGCCGTCCACCTCGACGACGAGTGCGTGCGGATCCTGCAGAGCGCCGGTGTCGCCGAGGAGTTCGCCGCGATCAGCCGGCCGGCCACCGGCCTGCGCCTGCTCGACGGCCGGCTCCGGCCCTTCGCGGTCTTCCCCGGGACTGCGCCGCGGGACGCCACGGGTGGCCGGAGTCCAACGTGTTCGACCAGCCCGAACTCGAGGAGCTGCTGCTCGCCGAGGCCGCCCGCCGGCCGCTGGTGA
- a CDS encoding ATP-dependent Clp protease ATP-binding subunit, protein MPQDPFDGLGPLGDLVNRLFAGLDLPPQEDPARPAPRRATSTRKLDRYGRDLTADARAGRLDPVIGRDDVLDQVVEVLARRTKNNPVLVGDPGVGKTAIVEGLARRVADGAVPAALRDVRVVALDLAGLVAGTKYRGEFEERLTDVVAEIVAAERSVVVFIDELHLVVGAGSGENSPMDAGSILKPALARGELQIIGATTVEDHRRHIERDPALDRRFERVVVPEPTPAETGEILRGLRGRYEEHHRVRITDAALDAAVALSDRYIRDRFLPDKAIDLVDRAASRVHLRGTPATGAGRQVEELIRAREVATDAGDDERAAMLDRELDRLVLEEGPPGPGTPEITADDVARVVASRTGIPVAELGATDRQRLLDLEDHLHRRVVGQDEAVEAVADAVRSGRAGLSSPDRPVGSFLFLGPTGVGKTELARALAAALFGSDERMVRLDMSEYADRSAVTRLIGAPPGYIGHDDAGQLTEAVRRDPYTVVLLDEIEKAHAEVTGTLLQVLDAGRLSDARGRVVDFRHAIVIMTSNLGAEEILAAAAAGRPVESTREVVMMLVRRHLRPEFVNRVDDVVLFEALDHAQLRRITAMLLADTASRLAARGVELVADDAALDHLAELGYQPGFGARPLRRVIAREVERRLSRLLLGGELRAGGQVRLEVAEGRLVLVLA, encoded by the coding sequence ATGCCGCAGGATCCCTTCGACGGTCTCGGCCCGCTCGGCGACCTCGTGAACCGGCTGTTCGCCGGCCTCGACCTGCCGCCGCAGGAGGACCCGGCGCGCCCCGCACCGCGCCGGGCGACGTCGACCCGGAAGCTCGACCGCTACGGCCGCGACCTCACCGCCGACGCCCGGGCCGGCCGGCTCGACCCGGTGATCGGCCGCGACGACGTCCTCGACCAGGTGGTGGAGGTCCTCGCCCGCCGGACGAAGAACAACCCGGTCCTGGTGGGCGACCCGGGGGTGGGCAAGACGGCGATCGTCGAGGGGCTGGCCCGGCGCGTCGCCGACGGCGCCGTCCCCGCGGCGCTCCGCGACGTCCGGGTGGTCGCGCTGGACCTCGCCGGGCTGGTCGCCGGGACGAAGTACCGCGGCGAGTTCGAGGAACGGCTCACCGACGTCGTCGCCGAGATCGTGGCCGCGGAGCGCTCGGTCGTGGTGTTCATCGACGAGCTGCACCTCGTGGTCGGCGCGGGCTCCGGCGAGAACTCCCCGATGGACGCCGGCTCCATCCTCAAGCCCGCGCTGGCCCGGGGCGAGCTGCAGATCATCGGCGCGACCACGGTCGAGGACCACCGCCGCCACATCGAGCGCGACCCCGCGCTGGACCGGCGCTTCGAGCGCGTCGTCGTCCCGGAGCCGACGCCCGCGGAGACCGGGGAGATCCTGCGCGGGCTGCGCGGCCGCTACGAGGAGCACCACCGCGTCCGGATCACCGACGCCGCGCTGGACGCGGCCGTCGCCCTGTCGGACCGCTACATCCGGGACCGCTTCCTGCCGGACAAGGCGATCGACCTCGTGGACCGCGCGGCGTCCCGGGTGCACCTGCGCGGGACACCCGCGACCGGCGCGGGGCGGCAGGTCGAGGAGCTGATCCGGGCCCGGGAGGTCGCGACGGACGCCGGGGACGACGAGCGGGCCGCGATGCTCGACCGCGAGCTCGACCGGCTCGTCCTGGAGGAGGGCCCGCCCGGCCCCGGCACGCCCGAGATCACCGCCGACGACGTCGCCCGGGTCGTCGCCTCCCGCACCGGCATCCCGGTCGCCGAGCTCGGCGCGACCGACCGGCAGCGGCTGCTCGACCTCGAGGACCACCTGCACCGGCGGGTCGTCGGCCAGGACGAGGCCGTGGAGGCCGTGGCCGACGCGGTGCGCAGCGGCCGCGCCGGGCTCTCCAGCCCGGACCGGCCCGTCGGCTCGTTCCTCTTCCTCGGCCCCACCGGCGTCGGCAAGACCGAACTCGCCCGGGCGCTCGCCGCCGCGCTCTTCGGCTCGGACGAGCGCATGGTGCGGCTCGACATGAGCGAGTACGCGGACCGGTCCGCCGTCACCCGGCTGATCGGCGCCCCGCCCGGCTACATCGGACACGACGACGCCGGCCAGCTCACCGAGGCCGTGCGCCGCGACCCCTACACCGTGGTGCTGCTCGACGAGATCGAGAAGGCGCACGCCGAGGTCACCGGGACACTGCTGCAGGTGCTCGACGCGGGCCGGCTCAGCGACGCCCGGGGCCGCGTCGTGGACTTCCGGCACGCGATCGTCATCATGACCAGCAACCTGGGCGCGGAGGAGATCCTCGCCGCGGCCGCCGCGGGGCGTCCGGTCGAGTCGACGCGGGAGGTCGTGATGATGCTGGTCCGCCGCCACCTGCGGCCGGAGTTCGTCAACCGCGTCGACGACGTCGTCCTGTTCGAGGCCCTCGACCACGCTCAGCTGCGCCGCATCACCGCGATGCTGCTCGCCGACACCGCCTCGCGGCTCGCGGCCCGGGGCGTCGAACTCGTCGCGGACGACGCGGCGCTCGACCACCTCGCCGAGCTCGGGTACCAGCCCGGGTTCGGCGCGAGGCCGCTGCGGCGGGTCATCGCGCGTGAGGTCGAACGGCGGCTGTCGAGGCTGCTCCTCGGCGGGGAGCTGCGCGCAGGCGGGCAGGTCCGGCTCGAGGTCGCGGAGGGCCGCCTCGTCCTGGTGCTCGCGTAG